The following is a genomic window from Actinomadura sp. WMMB 499.
TATGCCCGGCGGAGGCAAGCGCAAGGCGACGAAGGCCGCGAAGGCGAAGAACAAGAAGGGCAAGCAGCGCAGCGGCGACCCCCGCAAGCGGGCGGCCCAGGGCAAGCAGCAGCCCAAGGAGCACGCCGACGGTGCGCCCCAGGGGCTTCCGCCCGGCCTCGGCGGTCAGCTGCCTCCGGGGCTCGGCGGGCAGTTGCCGCCCGGCTTCCAGATGCCCGACCTCGACAAGCTGCAGGGCCGCAAGAAGAAGTAACGCGCGGCGTCACCGCACGATTGCGCTTTTCCCGCCTCCGTCTGGCAGAATGACGGGCTGGAAACCCCGTAGCCGCGAGGCGCCCTCTCTCGTCCTGCGCGGCCGGAGTCCTCGGGCTGGCCGAACGCCGGTGTTCCCCACCTGGCACGGCATGCCCACCCTGTAATGAAGTCTGGAGTACACCACACCCGTGGCAGTCAAGATCAAGCTCAAGCGTCTGGGGAAGATCCGGAACCCGCAGTACCGGGTCGTCGTCGCCGACGCCCGCACCAAGCGGGACGGGCGGGCCATCGAGGAGATCGGCCTCTACCAGCCCAAGCAGGAGCCGTCGCTCATCCAGATCGACTCCGAGCGCGCGCAGTACTGGCTCGGCGTCGGCGCCCAGCCGACCGAGGCCGTGCTGAACCTGCTGAAGATCACCGGTGACTGGCAGAAGTTCAAGGGCGAGCCGGGCGCCGAGGGCACCCTCAAGGTCGCCGAGCCGAGGCCCGACCGCAAGGCCGTCTTCGAGGCCGCGGTCAAGGAGGCCCTCGGCGACGACGCCGGCGAGGCCACCGCCACCCGCACCAAGAAGAAGGCCGAGCCGAAGAAGGCCGAAACCGAAGTCAAGAGCGAGGGCTGACGTGCTCGAAGAAGCGCTCGAGCACCTGGTCCGCGGGATCGTCGAGCACCCCGACGACGTCGGAGTGCGCGCCCGCCGGATCAGGGGCGGCCGGGTCCTCGAGGTGCGCGTGCACCCCGAGGACCTCGGCAAGGTCATCGGCCGCGGCGGCCGCACCGCCAAGGCCCTGCGCACCGTGATCAGCGCCCTCTCCGGGGGCCGCTACGTGCGCGTGGACCTGCTCGACGTCAACGAGGTCCGCTGACAGCGTGAACCTCAGCTCCGCCGCACGGCGCCACGCCGTGTCCGTGCGGGGGGACGACCTGCCCGGCCGTCCCCCCGCCCGCGGGCGTCTCCGAGCGCTCTCTTCCCGTCCGGCCCATCTCGGCCGGTCGCCTGCCGTCCTCGCCGGCGAACCCTTCGCCGACCTC
Proteins encoded in this region:
- the rpsP gene encoding 30S ribosomal protein S16, which codes for MAVKIKLKRLGKIRNPQYRVVVADARTKRDGRAIEEIGLYQPKQEPSLIQIDSERAQYWLGVGAQPTEAVLNLLKITGDWQKFKGEPGAEGTLKVAEPRPDRKAVFEAAVKEALGDDAGEATATRTKKKAEPKKAETEVKSEG
- a CDS encoding RNA-binding protein: MLEEALEHLVRGIVEHPDDVGVRARRIRGGRVLEVRVHPEDLGKVIGRGGRTAKALRTVISALSGGRYVRVDLLDVNEVR